A part of Desulfovibrio legallii genomic DNA contains:
- the hpf gene encoding ribosome hibernation-promoting factor, HPF/YfiA family, with product MNISFAFKNFDASDHLKKYARRRMEKLGRFFGKAAGLDVAVVLTVDKFRHRCEVTVTGEGLHINASEQTSDMYAAIDLVTDKVEAQIKRQVSRVKEQRRKARNAEVDVFTYTMDAEGEAPQPVEGTDRLATKPLHLDEALMQLDSIGSDFLVFFNAENGRINVVYRTRVSGYALIDPVL from the coding sequence CCTTCGCCTTCAAGAACTTCGACGCCTCCGACCATCTGAAGAAGTACGCCCGCCGCCGCATGGAAAAGCTGGGGCGGTTTTTCGGCAAGGCCGCCGGCCTGGACGTGGCCGTGGTGCTGACCGTGGATAAGTTTCGTCATCGCTGCGAGGTTACCGTCACCGGCGAGGGGCTGCACATCAACGCTTCGGAGCAGACTTCGGACATGTACGCCGCCATTGACCTGGTGACGGACAAGGTGGAAGCTCAGATCAAGCGTCAGGTTTCGCGGGTTAAGGAGCAGCGCCGCAAGGCCCGCAACGCCGAGGTGGACGTCTTCACCTACACCATGGACGCCGAAGGCGAGGCCCCGCAGCCCGTGGAAGGCACGGATCGCCTGGCCACCAAGCCCCTGCATCTGGACGAGGCCCTTATGCAGCTGGATTCCATCGGCAGCGATTTCCTGGTCTTTTTCAATGCGGAAAACGGCCGCATTAACGTGGTCTACCGCACGCGCGTCAGCGGGTATGCGCTGATCGACCCGGTGCTGTAG
- the rapZ gene encoding RNase adapter RapZ, protein MTKAVATASGAAAVPAPVRVCVVTGLSGAGKSTALKVFEDMGHFVVDGLPATLAPEMAAMMSRPSMSHFKGIALGMDLRQSNFLDELSASLEALAAASIRPTLLFLEASAQELMRRYATTRRPHPLEREGMGLEAALKAEREKLRPLREMADLVVDTTSFSIHDLRRAIQKRWGSNGRGKLRAIRVNVISFGFKYGVPREADLVFDLRFLPNPYFLEDLRPLCGRDKPVADYVFATPQAREFRAKLLDLLFFMLPLMEAEGRYRVTIAVGCTGGRHRSVAMAEALWQALRQADYPASLEHRHLELG, encoded by the coding sequence ATGACAAAAGCCGTCGCAACGGCGTCCGGGGCCGCGGCAGTGCCCGCGCCGGTACGGGTCTGCGTGGTTACCGGGCTTTCCGGGGCGGGCAAAAGCACCGCCCTGAAGGTCTTTGAAGACATGGGGCATTTTGTGGTGGACGGCCTGCCCGCCACCCTGGCGCCGGAAATGGCGGCCATGATGTCCCGGCCCTCCATGAGCCATTTTAAGGGCATCGCCCTGGGCATGGACCTGCGGCAGAGCAACTTTCTGGACGAACTGAGCGCCTCGCTGGAGGCCCTGGCCGCCGCAAGCATCCGCCCCACACTGCTGTTCCTGGAGGCTTCGGCGCAGGAACTTATGCGGCGGTACGCCACCACCAGGCGGCCCCATCCGCTGGAGCGGGAGGGCATGGGCCTGGAGGCGGCCCTGAAGGCGGAGCGCGAAAAGCTGCGCCCCCTGCGGGAAATGGCGGACCTGGTGGTGGACACCACCAGCTTTTCCATCCACGACCTGCGCCGGGCTATCCAGAAGCGCTGGGGCAGCAACGGGCGGGGCAAGCTCAGGGCCATCCGCGTCAACGTCATTTCCTTTGGCTTCAAATACGGCGTGCCGCGCGAGGCGGACCTGGTCTTTGACCTGCGCTTTCTGCCCAATCCGTATTTTCTGGAGGATCTGCGGCCCCTTTGCGGCAGGGACAAGCCCGTGGCGGACTACGTTTTCGCCACGCCGCAGGCCAGGGAATTTCGGGCCAAATTGCTGGACCTCTTATTTTTTATGCTGCCGCTCATGGAGGCTGAAGGGCGCTACAGGGTGACCATTGCCGTGGGCTGCACCGGGGGGCGGCACCGCTCCGTGGCCATGGCCGAGGCCCTGTGGCAGGCGCTGCGGCAAGCGGACTATCCGGCCTCCCTTGAGCACAGGCACCTTGAACTCGGTTAA
- a CDS encoding PTS sugar transporter subunit IIA, protein MTDESTESGGQSAEAQVGVIVVSHADYGSAMLRTAEFILGPQSDCSSISVDVAHEVSETVRRLDDAAQRLDKGAGVIILTDMFGGTPTNLALSLLATHKVEVVTGVNLPMLLKVFTSRDKELEELARLAGEAGAKGIVVAGSMLRNKPRDKNAG, encoded by the coding sequence ATGACGGATGAAAGCACCGAAAGCGGCGGGCAGAGCGCCGAGGCCCAGGTGGGCGTTATTGTCGTTTCCCACGCAGACTACGGCTCGGCCATGCTCCGCACGGCGGAATTTATCCTGGGCCCGCAGAGCGATTGCAGCTCCATCAGCGTGGACGTGGCCCACGAGGTCTCCGAAACCGTGCGCCGCCTGGACGACGCGGCCCAGCGCCTGGACAAAGGCGCGGGCGTCATCATCCTTACGGATATGTTCGGCGGCACGCCCACCAACCTGGCTCTTTCCCTGCTGGCCACCCACAAGGTGGAAGTGGTCACGGGCGTAAACCTGCCCATGCTGCTCAAAGTTTTCACTTCGCGGGACAAAGAGCTGGAGGAGCTGGCCCGCCTGGCCGGCGAGGCCGGGGCCAAGGGCATTGTGGTGGCGGGCAGCATGCTGCGCAATAAACCTCGCGACAAGAACGCCGGTTAG
- a CDS encoding PTS sugar transporter subunit IIB, whose amino-acid sequence MWFRVDNRLVHGQVIEAWLPYTGARHLVVANDELAADFLRQQIVALAVPQRVAVHFIPVRELAATLNACGDESFVLFATCQDARRACDAGIVMEVLNMGNLHYGPEKLQILPNVALSAQDREDLRVLRQHLVQFDFRSVPSETVRGPHEQLF is encoded by the coding sequence ATGTGGTTCAGGGTGGACAACCGGCTGGTGCACGGGCAGGTTATTGAGGCCTGGCTGCCCTATACCGGGGCGCGCCACCTGGTGGTGGCCAACGACGAGCTGGCGGCGGATTTTCTGCGCCAGCAGATTGTGGCCCTGGCCGTGCCCCAGCGGGTGGCCGTGCATTTCATTCCGGTCAGGGAGCTGGCGGCCACGCTCAATGCCTGCGGCGACGAGAGCTTCGTGCTTTTTGCCACCTGTCAGGACGCGCGCCGCGCCTGCGACGCCGGGATCGTCATGGAGGTGCTCAATATGGGCAACCTGCACTATGGCCCGGAAAAGTTGCAGATTCTGCCCAATGTGGCCCTTTCCGCCCAGGACAGGGAAGACCTGCGCGTGTTGCGGCAGCACCTGGTGCAGTTTGACTTCCGCTCCGTACCTTCGGAAACCGTGCGAGGCCCCCATGAGCAACTTTTCTGA
- a CDS encoding aryl-sulfate sulfotransferase, translating into MNTTLRSLLAGTVALLALGFAQGASAYEVHDGPTGVIKYTPEKTFKGYTLFAPTVKCTTTYLIDMNGDVVHTWQSKYPPGLYAILLPNGNLLRAAAPKEQPTKIGGAGGIIEELDWNSNVVWSYRMLSENEIQHHCFDRLPNGNTMVLGWERKTPAEFQAKGRKPGTWPEEVKIKGQVVRDFWVDFVREVDPNGKTVWEWHAWDHIGTGPDQLDINYALPTPVGPGYDSFDWSHFNTVQYLPKTDQVLLNSRNFSEVFIVDKKSGKIVKRWGNPSTHGQGARPGWYDDGSQQVFGEHNATMLPNGNVQIFDNGSERPEGNRSRVIEVDLKTGKIVWQYAANGSNSFFSYRQGAAQRLPNGNVLVTSTHQGHLFEVTPAGEVVWEFVNPIMAGKAKPIFSDREDAVPNAHQTFTNMIHRAYRYAPDYPGLKGKDLSRKQPLLPGYPRFFEIWKPAAAR; encoded by the coding sequence ATGAACACGACGCTCCGTTCGCTTTTGGCAGGAACAGTGGCGCTGCTGGCGCTGGGTTTTGCCCAGGGGGCCTCGGCCTACGAGGTCCACGACGGCCCCACCGGCGTCATCAAATATACCCCGGAAAAAACCTTTAAGGGCTACACGCTGTTTGCGCCCACGGTAAAATGCACAACAACATATCTTATTGATATGAATGGCGATGTTGTCCACACCTGGCAGAGCAAGTACCCCCCTGGGCTCTACGCCATCCTGCTGCCCAACGGCAATCTGCTGCGGGCGGCGGCCCCCAAAGAGCAGCCGACCAAAATCGGCGGCGCAGGCGGCATCATTGAAGAGCTGGACTGGAACAGCAATGTGGTCTGGTCCTACCGCATGCTCTCAGAGAACGAGATCCAGCACCATTGCTTCGACCGCCTGCCCAACGGCAACACCATGGTGCTTGGCTGGGAACGCAAAACCCCGGCGGAATTCCAGGCCAAGGGGCGCAAACCCGGCACCTGGCCCGAAGAAGTGAAGATCAAAGGCCAGGTCGTGCGCGATTTCTGGGTGGATTTTGTGCGCGAAGTGGACCCAAACGGCAAAACTGTTTGGGAATGGCACGCCTGGGATCACATCGGCACAGGGCCGGATCAGCTGGACATCAACTACGCCCTGCCCACGCCCGTGGGGCCCGGCTACGACAGCTTCGACTGGTCGCACTTCAATACCGTGCAGTACCTGCCGAAAACCGATCAGGTTCTGCTCAATTCCCGCAACTTCAGTGAAGTGTTTATTGTGGACAAAAAAAGCGGGAAAATCGTCAAGCGCTGGGGCAACCCCTCCACGCACGGTCAGGGGGCGCGTCCCGGTTGGTACGACGACGGTTCACAGCAGGTTTTCGGCGAACACAACGCCACCATGCTGCCCAACGGCAACGTGCAGATCTTTGACAACGGCTCGGAACGCCCCGAAGGCAACCGCTCGCGCGTTATTGAAGTGGACCTCAAGACCGGCAAGATCGTCTGGCAGTATGCGGCCAACGGCTCCAACAGCTTCTTCAGCTACCGCCAGGGCGCAGCCCAGCGCCTGCCTAACGGCAACGTGCTGGTCACCTCCACGCACCAGGGGCATCTTTTTGAAGTAACCCCGGCGGGCGAAGTGGTCTGGGAATTCGTCAACCCCATCATGGCGGGCAAGGCCAAACCGATCTTTTCCGACAGGGAGGACGCCGTGCCCAACGCGCACCAGACCTTCACCAATATGATCCACCGCGCCTACAGATACGCGCCGGATTACCCCGGCCTCAAAGGCAAGGACCTGAGCCGGAAGCAGCCCCTGCTGCCGGGCTACCCCCGGTTCTTTGAAATCTGGAAGCCCGCGGCGGCCCGATAG